Proteins from one Longimicrobium terrae genomic window:
- a CDS encoding NAD(P)-dependent oxidoreductase: MTMRIAFLGMGAMGAPMARNLIAPGHTLVAWNRTRAAADALAADGAGVAESVAQAVRGADAAITMLADDAAVEAVVRGGLLDALEDGAVHVCMSTISVALSSELARLHGERGQAYVAAPDFGRPDAAAERRLKIVASGAAEAVERCRPLFDALAAQTFYAGAEPSAAHVIKLCGNFLIASMIECLGETFALARKSGVEPAVLNEVLSGTVLGSPIFPGYARLIAGDDFDPPGFRMRLGLKDVRLVQAAAEAAQVPMPVAGILHDRFLGGVARGRGDHDWASAARLIAEDAGLG; encoded by the coding sequence ATGACGATGAGGATCGCGTTTCTGGGGATGGGTGCCATGGGCGCGCCGATGGCCCGCAACCTGATCGCCCCCGGGCACACGCTCGTGGCGTGGAACCGCACCCGCGCCGCCGCCGATGCGCTCGCGGCGGATGGCGCCGGGGTGGCGGAAAGCGTGGCGCAGGCGGTGCGGGGCGCGGACGCGGCCATCACCATGCTCGCGGACGACGCGGCGGTGGAGGCGGTCGTGCGCGGCGGGCTGCTGGACGCGCTGGAGGACGGCGCGGTGCACGTGTGCATGAGCACCATCAGCGTGGCGCTCTCGTCGGAACTGGCGCGGCTGCACGGGGAACGCGGGCAGGCATACGTGGCCGCTCCCGACTTCGGGCGGCCGGACGCGGCGGCGGAGCGGCGCCTCAAGATCGTGGCGTCCGGCGCCGCGGAGGCGGTGGAGCGCTGCCGGCCGCTCTTTGACGCGCTCGCCGCGCAGACTTTTTACGCCGGGGCTGAGCCGTCCGCCGCGCACGTCATCAAGCTCTGCGGCAACTTTCTGATTGCGTCCATGATCGAGTGCCTGGGCGAAACGTTCGCGCTGGCCCGCAAGTCGGGGGTGGAGCCCGCGGTGCTGAACGAAGTGCTGTCGGGAACGGTGCTGGGCTCGCCCATCTTTCCCGGCTACGCCAGGCTGATCGCGGGGGATGACTTCGACCCGCCTGGCTTCCGCATGCGGCTGGGGCTCAAGGACGTGCGGCTGGTGCAGGCCGCCGCCGAGGCCGCGCAGGTGCCCATGCCCGTCGCCGGTATTCTGCACGACCGCTTTCTGGGCGGCGTGGCGCGCGGCCGCGGCGACCACGACTGGGCCTCCGCCGCCCGCCTCATCGCCGAGGACGCGGGGCTGGGCTGA
- a CDS encoding NAD-glutamate dehydrogenase: MSNPTPTLAPVAPAVTVDQLCDHLAGLTRPDAELVCRFARIFFAKVPRQLLEERTPEQLAAVTLGAWEFLRAARPDQVNVQVTEPEAEGWDAPVTVIRAEVGDRPFIVDTVREYLGGQGLTIQHYVYPVIPVRRDASGEIVALEGPEKGGALEALSHCEVGRVPDAARRDNIRDAIRDRLADVVEATSDFPRMVEALEDTASLVASYGAAFPARAAEFAEQAEFLRWLGDGNFVFLGFREYVMSGDGDGAMLSIRRDTGLGILRNPEHSSYATPVPVGQLPPELRARVTGGPVLIVSKANAESTVHRRARMDYVGVKTMDGAGRITGERRFLGLFTSQAYSAATGEIPLLRGKLDRVLRESGSLPGGHDYKEIVSIVNTMPKDELFEASVEQLQAEVQAALGSLFTEEVRVVVRAEELRDEAAVMVILPRGKFSAEVRQSIGDRLAERLGGTVVNYYLAMAAGDQARLHFYIATPGGQPLPDARTLEREIGVLLRSWGDRLEESLRDEVDAGDAARLGRAYAVAFSAEYRAANAPSAAMHDVLHVEAMRTRGEKVALHLRQPLPGEAAPQGSSVLKLYLSGERLVLSDFMPILEDARIRVIEVDTFAVRGAEVPEVMIYSFAVQTREGTPIPDALAPPLAEALLAVRAGDAVEDPFNGLVLAAGLRWREADLLRAYAEYAFQVGAIPSRIAVSRALAAYPAVANGLVELFRVRFGAPGGDEGGVRARLAAELEKVSSLADDRALRRLLALISGTVRTNYFRHGGADPAARSGGVPYISFKVRSADVDELKRTRLLYEVFVHSARMEGIHLRGAPVSRGGIRWSDRPDDFRKEILGLVTTQMIKNAVIVPNGSKGGFITRKTFADREAMAAEAADQYRTLMRGLLDITDNLVEGKVVPPQGVVRHDGDDPYLVVAADKGTAHLSDVANGVSAEYGFWLGDAFASGGSNGYDHKVEGITARGGWECVKRHFREMGKDIQKEPFTVAGVGDMSGDVFGNGMLLSEKIRLIAAFDHRHIFIDPDPDPAASFAERRRMFALPRSSWEDYDRALLSPGAILVPRGTKEVQITPEARRALGLADDVATLDGESLIRAVLTAPVELLWNGGIGTYVKDTEETHADVGDPTNDPVRVNADQLRCKVMGEGGNLGLTQRARVAFDRLGGRINTDALDNSAGVDMSDHEVNLKILLNAVMNDGELDEAGRNGVLRDMTDDVNQLVLHDNVSQSLAVSLDERRSREALDDHAALITTLERDRLLNRDAEGIPTAETLAERRADAAGLSRPTLAVLLAHAKMFAKAQLLASTVPDDPAMESYLVNYFPPRAVEVAGPDRLRAHRLRREIITTQLVNDLVDLMGSAFLHRAMRDTGHGVPEIVRAWVVASRISGTPEIRADLAQVEGVYPSETIYRWLMGLSRVLESTTLWILANVGTGAATDGLIGDARSGLAVVRGGFARVVSGEDRTLFLKRLGELQDMGVERGLAERLITLRFLPQLLEIVEVSRRASTDELRAASAFYAVSERFATARLREAVREAAGRDPWERRFAQALTDDVQRAQRDLVQAVLARAADGQTAPALAAVEGAHPRAARALRELLGEVRGGGVPLAAYALVVHQLRELATAAARPAS; encoded by the coding sequence ATGAGCAACCCGACTCCGACTCTTGCCCCCGTGGCCCCCGCGGTGACGGTGGACCAGCTCTGCGACCACCTGGCCGGCCTCACGCGCCCCGACGCCGAGCTGGTGTGCCGCTTTGCCCGCATCTTCTTCGCCAAGGTGCCGCGCCAGCTTCTGGAGGAGCGCACCCCGGAACAGCTGGCCGCCGTCACCCTGGGCGCGTGGGAGTTTCTGCGCGCCGCCCGCCCGGACCAGGTGAACGTGCAGGTCACCGAGCCCGAGGCCGAAGGGTGGGACGCCCCCGTCACCGTGATCCGCGCCGAGGTGGGCGACCGCCCCTTCATCGTCGACACGGTGCGCGAGTACCTGGGCGGCCAGGGGCTCACCATTCAGCACTACGTCTACCCCGTCATCCCCGTGCGCCGCGACGCGTCCGGGGAAATCGTCGCGCTCGAGGGGCCGGAGAAAGGCGGGGCGCTGGAGGCGCTTTCGCACTGCGAGGTGGGGCGCGTTCCCGACGCCGCCCGCCGCGACAACATCCGCGACGCCATCCGCGACCGCCTGGCCGACGTGGTGGAGGCCACCAGCGACTTTCCCCGCATGGTGGAAGCGCTGGAAGACACCGCCTCGCTGGTGGCCAGCTACGGCGCCGCCTTCCCCGCCCGCGCGGCGGAGTTCGCCGAGCAGGCCGAGTTCCTCCGCTGGCTGGGCGACGGCAACTTCGTCTTTCTGGGCTTTCGCGAGTACGTGATGTCGGGCGACGGCGACGGGGCCATGCTCAGCATTCGCCGCGACACCGGGCTGGGCATTCTGCGCAACCCGGAGCACAGCAGCTACGCCACCCCGGTCCCCGTGGGCCAGCTTCCGCCGGAACTGCGGGCGCGCGTCACGGGCGGGCCGGTGCTCATCGTCAGCAAGGCCAACGCGGAATCCACCGTGCACCGCCGCGCGCGGATGGACTACGTGGGCGTAAAGACGATGGACGGCGCGGGGCGCATTACCGGCGAGCGGCGCTTTCTGGGCCTCTTTACCTCGCAGGCGTACAGCGCCGCCACGGGCGAAATCCCGCTGCTGCGCGGCAAGCTGGACCGCGTGCTGCGCGAGTCCGGCTCCCTCCCGGGCGGGCACGACTACAAGGAGATCGTCAGCATCGTCAACACGATGCCCAAGGACGAGCTCTTCGAGGCGTCGGTGGAGCAGCTGCAGGCCGAGGTGCAGGCCGCGCTGGGCTCGCTCTTCACCGAAGAGGTGCGCGTGGTGGTGCGCGCCGAAGAGCTGCGCGACGAGGCGGCGGTGATGGTCATTCTTCCCCGCGGCAAGTTCAGCGCGGAGGTGCGCCAGTCCATCGGCGACCGCTTGGCCGAGCGGCTGGGCGGCACCGTGGTCAACTACTATCTGGCGATGGCGGCCGGCGACCAGGCCCGCCTGCACTTCTACATCGCCACCCCCGGCGGCCAGCCGCTGCCGGACGCACGCACGCTGGAGCGGGAGATCGGCGTTCTGCTGCGCTCCTGGGGCGACCGGCTGGAGGAGTCGCTGCGCGACGAGGTGGACGCGGGCGACGCGGCCCGGCTGGGGCGCGCCTACGCCGTGGCGTTCAGCGCGGAGTACCGCGCCGCCAACGCCCCCAGCGCCGCCATGCACGATGTGCTGCACGTGGAAGCCATGCGCACGCGGGGCGAAAAGGTGGCCCTGCACCTGCGCCAGCCGCTTCCGGGCGAGGCCGCGCCGCAGGGCAGCTCCGTCCTCAAGCTGTACCTGTCGGGCGAGCGGCTGGTGCTTTCCGACTTCATGCCGATCCTGGAAGACGCGCGCATCCGCGTCATCGAGGTGGACACCTTTGCCGTGCGCGGCGCCGAGGTGCCCGAAGTCATGATCTACTCCTTTGCCGTGCAGACCCGCGAAGGCACCCCCATCCCCGACGCGCTGGCGCCCCCGCTGGCGGAGGCGCTGCTGGCCGTGCGGGCGGGCGACGCGGTGGAAGACCCGTTCAACGGCCTGGTCCTGGCCGCCGGCCTGCGCTGGCGCGAGGCGGACCTGCTGCGCGCCTACGCCGAGTACGCCTTTCAGGTGGGCGCCATCCCCTCGCGCATCGCCGTTTCCCGCGCGCTGGCGGCCTACCCGGCGGTGGCCAACGGGCTGGTGGAGCTGTTCCGCGTGCGCTTCGGCGCGCCCGGCGGCGACGAGGGCGGCGTGCGCGCCCGGCTGGCCGCGGAGCTGGAAAAGGTGAGCTCGCTGGCGGACGACCGCGCGCTGCGCCGGCTGCTGGCGCTCATCAGCGGAACGGTGCGCACGAACTACTTCCGCCACGGCGGGGCGGACCCGGCGGCCCGCAGCGGCGGCGTGCCCTACATCTCGTTCAAGGTGCGCTCGGCGGACGTGGACGAACTGAAGCGCACGCGGCTGCTGTACGAGGTGTTCGTGCACAGCGCGCGCATGGAGGGCATTCACCTGCGCGGCGCCCCCGTGTCGCGCGGCGGTATCCGCTGGAGCGACCGGCCGGACGACTTCCGCAAGGAAATCCTGGGGCTGGTGACCACGCAGATGATCAAGAACGCGGTCATCGTCCCCAACGGCAGCAAGGGCGGCTTCATCACGCGCAAGACCTTCGCCGACCGCGAGGCGATGGCGGCGGAGGCGGCGGACCAATACCGCACCCTCATGCGCGGGCTGCTGGACATCACCGACAACCTGGTGGAGGGCAAGGTCGTCCCTCCCCAGGGCGTGGTCCGTCATGACGGGGACGATCCCTACCTCGTGGTCGCGGCGGACAAGGGGACGGCGCACCTGTCCGACGTGGCTAACGGGGTGTCGGCGGAGTACGGCTTCTGGCTGGGCGACGCGTTCGCTTCGGGCGGCAGCAACGGCTACGACCACAAGGTGGAGGGGATCACCGCCCGCGGCGGCTGGGAGTGCGTCAAGCGCCACTTCCGCGAAATGGGCAAGGACATCCAGAAGGAGCCGTTCACCGTCGCGGGCGTGGGCGACATGAGCGGCGACGTGTTCGGCAACGGGATGCTCCTTTCCGAGAAGATCCGGCTGATCGCCGCCTTTGACCACCGCCACATCTTCATCGACCCCGATCCGGACCCGGCGGCCAGCTTCGCCGAGCGCCGGCGGATGTTCGCCCTGCCGCGCAGCAGCTGGGAAGACTACGACCGCGCGCTGCTGAGCCCCGGCGCCATCCTGGTCCCCCGCGGCACCAAGGAGGTGCAGATCACCCCCGAGGCGCGCCGCGCGCTGGGGCTGGCCGACGACGTGGCCACGCTGGACGGCGAGTCGCTGATCCGCGCGGTGCTCACGGCGCCGGTGGAGCTGCTGTGGAACGGCGGCATCGGCACCTACGTGAAGGACACGGAGGAAACGCACGCCGACGTGGGCGACCCCACCAACGACCCGGTGCGGGTGAACGCCGACCAGCTGCGCTGCAAGGTGATGGGCGAGGGCGGCAACCTGGGGCTCACGCAGCGGGCGCGCGTGGCCTTTGACCGGCTGGGCGGGCGCATCAACACCGACGCGCTCGACAACTCGGCCGGCGTGGACATGTCGGACCACGAGGTGAACCTCAAGATCCTGCTGAACGCCGTGATGAACGACGGCGAGCTGGACGAGGCCGGGCGCAACGGGGTGCTGCGCGACATGACGGACGACGTCAACCAGCTGGTGCTGCACGACAACGTCAGCCAGTCGCTGGCCGTGTCGCTGGACGAGCGCCGCAGCCGCGAGGCGCTGGACGACCACGCCGCGCTCATCACCACGCTGGAGCGCGACCGCCTGCTGAACCGCGACGCCGAGGGGATTCCCACGGCGGAAACGCTGGCGGAGCGCCGCGCCGACGCGGCCGGGCTTTCGCGCCCCACGCTGGCCGTGCTGCTGGCGCACGCCAAGATGTTCGCCAAGGCGCAGCTGCTGGCCAGCACGGTGCCCGACGACCCCGCGATGGAGTCGTACCTGGTGAACTACTTTCCGCCGCGCGCGGTGGAGGTGGCGGGGCCGGACCGGCTGCGCGCGCACCGCCTGCGGCGGGAAATCATCACCACGCAGCTGGTGAACGACCTGGTGGACCTGATGGGGAGCGCCTTTCTGCACCGCGCCATGCGCGACACGGGGCACGGCGTTCCCGAGATCGTCCGCGCCTGGGTGGTGGCCAGCCGCATCAGCGGCACCCCGGAGATCCGCGCCGACCTGGCGCAGGTGGAAGGGGTGTATCCGTCGGAGACCATCTACCGCTGGCTGATGGGGCTGTCGCGGGTGCTGGAAAGCACCACGCTGTGGATTCTGGCCAACGTGGGCACCGGCGCGGCGACGGACGGGCTGATCGGCGACGCGCGCAGCGGGCTGGCGGTGGTGCGCGGCGGCTTTGCCCGCGTGGTGAGCGGCGAAGACCGCACCCTGTTCCTGAAGCGGCTGGGTGAGCTGCAGGACATGGGCGTGGAGCGCGGGCTGGCCGAACGCCTCATCACCCTGCGCTTTCTTCCCCAGTTGCTGGAGATCGTGGAGGTGTCGCGCCGCGCCTCGACGGACGAGCTGCGGGCGGCGTCGGCCTTCTACGCGGTCTCGGAGCGGTTCGCCACGGCGCGGCTGCGCGAGGCGGTGCGCGAGGCCGCCGGGCGCGACCCGTGGGAGCGCCGCTTTGCCCAGGCGCTGACGGACGACGTGCAGCGCGCCCAGCGCGACCTGGTGCAGGCGGTGCTGGCGCGCGCCGCGGACGGGCAGACCGCCCCGGCGCTGGCCGCGGTGGAGGGGGCGCACCCGCGCGCGGCCCGTGCGCTGCGGGAGCTGCTGGGCGAGGTGCGCGGCGGCGGCGTTCCGCTGGCGGCCTACGCGCTGGTGGTGCACCAGCTGCGGGAACTGGCCACCGCGGCGGCCCGCCCGGCCTCCTGA
- a CDS encoding hotdog fold domain-containing protein, with translation MANTATTPEAAIRQNWERLSGRPGGKAMFSWMLGRIVPYTGSMGARVEELRPGYARATLRDRRRVRNHLRSVHAIAMMNLAELSTGLALNFGMRPDARSILKGLSIEYTKKARGTLTAEANAPVLESNEEREIEVVTSIRDQAGDVVATAVAKWLVGPRR, from the coding sequence ATGGCGAATACGGCAACCACCCCGGAAGCAGCCATCCGGCAGAACTGGGAGCGGCTCAGCGGCCGCCCCGGCGGCAAGGCGATGTTCAGCTGGATGCTGGGGCGAATCGTGCCCTACACCGGCTCCATGGGCGCACGGGTAGAGGAACTGCGCCCCGGCTACGCACGCGCCACGCTGCGCGACCGCCGCCGCGTGCGCAACCATCTGCGCTCCGTGCACGCCATCGCCATGATGAACCTGGCCGAGCTCAGCACCGGTCTGGCCCTGAACTTTGGAATGCGGCCGGACGCGCGCTCCATCCTCAAGGGGCTGTCCATCGAATACACCAAGAAGGCGCGCGGCACGCTGACCGCCGAAGCCAACGCGCCCGTGCTGGAAAGCAACGAGGAGCGTGAGATCGAGGTCGTCACCAGCATCCGCGACCAGGCGGGCGACGTGGTGGCCACCGCCGTCGCCAAATGGCTGGTGGGACCCCGCAGGTAA
- a CDS encoding DUF3667 domain-containing protein, protein MSDPIHPPRQDPGPHASSGGLDTAAPPLSEPAPARPRTAVRNRWWSPDTRRTPDRPCLNCGNAVSGNFCPNCGQRKADVRVSLRRMMMEVLDDQLSLNSALPRTMGALLFRPGHLTSEYVQGRIVRYIPPFRIYLVASLLFFIVLPWVLNVDRIADQTREARLKAQAEDSIAAAHKADSLRLAGRSVRRPATAAAAAPADGDEDDEGLAGVRSTRNGPQLNLAVKDTTQVPALLKPLNRHMLATEARLEAMPTEEVLRLAMREFLQNLPTGVFLLMPVFAMILKVLYFRRKRFYVEHFVFALHVHGFAFLLFTAMLLAPWTWLNPVLQLWFAIYLYWAMKRVYGQGWMRTLMKYGVLVSTYMVIMLFEMLGVGLATAFMM, encoded by the coding sequence ATGTCCGACCCCATCCATCCACCCCGACAGGACCCCGGCCCGCACGCCTCGTCCGGCGGGCTGGACACCGCCGCGCCCCCGCTTTCCGAACCCGCGCCCGCCCGCCCCCGGACAGCGGTGCGCAACCGCTGGTGGTCGCCCGACACGCGGCGCACGCCGGACCGGCCCTGCCTGAACTGCGGCAACGCGGTGTCGGGCAACTTCTGCCCCAATTGCGGGCAGCGGAAGGCGGACGTGCGCGTCTCGCTGCGCCGCATGATGATGGAGGTGCTGGATGACCAGCTTTCGCTGAACTCCGCCCTCCCGCGCACCATGGGCGCGCTGCTGTTCCGCCCCGGGCACCTGACGTCGGAATACGTGCAGGGGCGCATCGTGCGCTACATCCCGCCGTTTCGCATCTACCTGGTCGCGTCCCTGCTGTTTTTCATCGTTCTGCCGTGGGTGCTGAACGTGGACCGCATCGCCGACCAGACGCGCGAGGCCCGGCTCAAGGCGCAGGCGGAAGATTCCATCGCCGCGGCGCACAAGGCTGATTCGCTGCGCCTGGCCGGCCGCTCCGTCCGCCGCCCCGCCACGGCCGCCGCCGCCGCGCCGGCGGATGGCGATGAAGACGACGAGGGACTGGCGGGAGTGCGGAGCACCCGCAACGGCCCGCAGCTCAACTTGGCCGTCAAGGACACCACCCAGGTGCCGGCGCTGCTGAAGCCGCTCAACCGGCACATGCTGGCCACCGAAGCGCGGCTGGAAGCCATGCCGACGGAAGAAGTGCTTCGCCTGGCCATGCGCGAGTTTCTGCAGAACCTGCCCACCGGCGTGTTTCTGCTGATGCCCGTGTTCGCCATGATCCTCAAGGTGCTGTACTTTCGGCGAAAGCGGTTCTACGTGGAGCACTTCGTCTTTGCGCTGCACGTGCACGGCTTTGCGTTCCTGCTGTTCACCGCCATGCTCCTGGCCCCGTGGACGTGGCTGAACCCGGTGCTGCAGCTGTGGTTTGCCATCTACCTGTACTGGGCCATGAAGCGCGTCTACGGCCAGGGGTGGATGCGAACGCTGATGAAATACGGGGTGCTGGTGTCCACCTACATGGTGATCATGCTGTTCGAGATGCTGGGCGTGGGGCTGGCGACCGCGTTCATGATGTAG
- a CDS encoding putative bifunctional diguanylate cyclase/phosphodiesterase, with amino-acid sequence MPDIAGYVIVGNLAQAVGALVLGLLLLGFHRRDEHAWTRHWAWSWLALMVYLAGSAAVITALRLPATHPLRLSLTLASLTGAYLQVVWLVAGSWEVHTGRTLPARRMRVLAGAAVAVALACTLAYVAPREAAAQRHFMRVGVRSLVLMCGLLASARLAWPSGGDERRAGRRMAATGFVLLAAQQAVYGGLSIAGLGRSEPASWTGVLGTVDFLLQWIIGLGMVMILLEQQRAGALRSAADAERLAFHDPLTGLPNRRLLRQRLRASLSGDGGVGVAFLDLDRFKVINDSLGHAAGDDLLRQAGSRLRLAVPDEATVSRLGGDEFVLVLPGVADGAECGAAVRRALDTLRAPFLIAGHELFVTASAGISVAPADGVDADALVRQADLAMYRAKAERIGGVAFFTPEMHRQARERLETETELRRALAEDQLVLVYQPVVDVGSGRVWGVEALLRWRHPRRGLLAPSEFLAVAEAAGLIVPIGAWALRTACARAAAWPATSGEGAPRVMVNLSARQFLEPDLPCTITGALADAGLAPGRLELEITESMAMEDVAATEAVLRALKDAGVRISIDDFGTGYSSFEYLRRFPIDTLKVDRGFVAQVEERGGDAEIVAAIVAMAHRLGLVVIGEGVETAGQLAFLREQGCDAVQGYLVARPMSGEEMDLFLARPLAGMGGG; translated from the coding sequence ATGCCCGACATCGCCGGTTACGTCATCGTCGGCAACCTTGCGCAGGCGGTGGGCGCGCTGGTGCTGGGGCTGCTTCTGCTGGGCTTTCACCGCCGCGACGAGCACGCGTGGACGCGCCACTGGGCGTGGTCGTGGCTGGCGCTGATGGTGTACCTGGCCGGCAGCGCCGCCGTCATCACCGCGCTGCGCCTTCCCGCCACGCACCCGCTGCGGCTGTCGCTCACCCTCGCCAGCCTGACCGGTGCGTACCTGCAGGTGGTGTGGCTGGTGGCGGGAAGCTGGGAAGTTCACACCGGGCGCACCCTTCCCGCGCGGCGCATGCGCGTCCTGGCGGGGGCGGCCGTGGCGGTGGCGCTGGCGTGCACGCTGGCGTACGTGGCGCCCAGGGAAGCCGCGGCGCAGCGGCACTTCATGCGCGTCGGCGTGCGGTCGCTGGTGCTGATGTGCGGGCTGCTGGCCTCGGCGCGGCTGGCGTGGCCCTCCGGCGGCGACGAGCGGCGGGCGGGGCGGCGGATGGCGGCTACCGGCTTCGTCCTGCTCGCGGCGCAGCAGGCTGTGTACGGCGGGCTGTCCATCGCCGGGCTGGGACGGAGCGAGCCGGCGTCGTGGACCGGGGTGCTGGGGACGGTGGACTTTCTGCTGCAGTGGATCATCGGCCTTGGGATGGTGATGATCCTGCTGGAGCAGCAGCGGGCGGGGGCGCTGCGCAGCGCGGCGGACGCGGAGCGCCTCGCCTTTCACGATCCGCTCACCGGGCTCCCCAACCGCCGCCTGCTGCGCCAGCGGCTGCGCGCTTCCCTGTCGGGGGACGGGGGCGTGGGCGTCGCCTTTCTGGATCTGGACCGCTTCAAGGTCATCAACGACTCGCTGGGCCACGCCGCGGGGGATGATCTGCTGCGGCAGGCTGGGTCGCGCCTTCGCCTGGCGGTGCCGGACGAGGCCACGGTGTCGCGGCTGGGCGGCGACGAGTTCGTCCTCGTCCTTCCCGGCGTGGCGGACGGGGCGGAGTGCGGCGCGGCGGTTCGGCGGGCGCTGGACACGCTGCGGGCGCCGTTTCTGATCGCCGGGCACGAGCTGTTCGTCACCGCCTCCGCGGGGATCAGCGTGGCGCCGGCGGACGGGGTGGACGCGGACGCGCTGGTGCGGCAGGCGGACTTGGCCATGTACCGCGCCAAGGCCGAGCGCATCGGGGGCGTCGCCTTTTTCACGCCCGAGATGCACCGGCAGGCGCGCGAACGGCTGGAAACGGAAACCGAACTGCGCCGCGCGCTGGCGGAGGACCAGCTGGTTCTGGTGTACCAGCCGGTGGTGGACGTGGGCTCGGGGCGGGTCTGGGGGGTAGAGGCGCTGCTGCGGTGGCGGCATCCCCGCCGCGGGCTGCTGGCGCCGTCCGAGTTTCTGGCCGTGGCCGAGGCGGCGGGGCTCATCGTCCCCATCGGCGCGTGGGCGCTGCGTACGGCGTGCGCGCGGGCGGCGGCGTGGCCGGCCACCTCCGGCGAGGGCGCGCCGCGGGTGATGGTGAACCTGAGCGCGCGGCAGTTTCTGGAGCCGGATCTGCCGTGCACCATCACCGGCGCGCTGGCGGACGCGGGGCTGGCGCCGGGGCGGCTGGAGCTTGAGATCACCGAAAGCATGGCGATGGAGGACGTCGCGGCGACCGAGGCCGTGCTGCGCGCGCTCAAGGACGCCGGCGTGCGCATTTCCATCGACGACTTCGGCACGGGATACTCGTCGTTCGAGTACCTGCGGCGCTTTCCCATCGACACGCTCAAGGTGGACCGCGGGTTCGTGGCGCAGGTGGAGGAGCGCGGCGGCGACGCGGAAATCGTGGCCGCGATCGTGGCGATGGCGCACCGGCTGGGGCTGGTGGTGATCGGCGAGGGCGTGGAGACCGCGGGACAGCTCGCCTTTCTGCGCGAGCAGGGGTGCGACGCGGTGCAGGGCTATCTGGTCGCGCGGCCCATGAGCGGCGAGGAGATGGATCTGTTTCTCGCCCGGCCGCTGGCGGGAATGGGCGGGGGATGA
- a CDS encoding NAD-dependent succinate-semialdehyde dehydrogenase, protein MPIATISPVTGETLRTFDALTPEQIEQKLQRAANAFRSHRRTSMAERAERMRRAGEILEADKDRLGRLMTTEMGKTLASAVAEVEKCAWVCRHYAEHAAGMLAPRPVDVGKARGEIHFLPLGAVLAIMPWNFPLWQVFRFAAPALMAGNVGLLKHASNVPQSALAIEDVFARAGFAEGVFQTLLIGSDAVGGLLDDPRVAAATLTGSTPAGQSVAERAGRNLKKTVLELGGSDPFIVMPSADLRAAARTAAKARCINNGQSCIAAKRFIVHQDAADEFERHFVREMEALRVGDPMQDGVDIGPLATASIRDEVDEQVRRSVEAGARLVTGGKRMDGPGFFYPPTILADIPESAPAYREEVFGPVALLFRATDVDDAIRLANDSDFGLGSSVWTTDEGERARFVTEIEAGMTFVNAMVSSDPRLPFGGVKQSGYGRELAEFGIHEFVNVKSVWIQETPPDDHPAAE, encoded by the coding sequence ATGCCCATCGCCACCATCAGCCCCGTCACCGGGGAAACGCTCCGGACTTTTGACGCGCTCACGCCGGAGCAGATCGAGCAGAAGCTGCAGCGGGCCGCCAACGCGTTTCGCTCCCACCGGCGCACGAGCATGGCGGAGCGCGCCGAGCGGATGCGCCGCGCGGGCGAGATCCTGGAGGCGGATAAGGACCGTTTGGGCCGCCTGATGACGACGGAGATGGGCAAGACGCTGGCGTCCGCCGTCGCCGAGGTGGAAAAGTGCGCGTGGGTGTGCCGCCACTACGCGGAGCACGCGGCGGGGATGCTGGCCCCGCGCCCTGTGGACGTGGGCAAAGCGCGCGGCGAGATCCATTTTCTGCCGCTGGGCGCCGTGCTGGCCATTATGCCGTGGAATTTTCCGCTGTGGCAGGTGTTCCGCTTCGCCGCGCCGGCGCTGATGGCGGGAAACGTGGGGCTGCTGAAGCACGCGTCCAATGTGCCGCAGAGCGCGCTGGCCATTGAAGACGTGTTCGCGCGCGCCGGATTCGCCGAGGGTGTGTTCCAGACGCTGCTCATCGGCTCGGACGCGGTGGGCGGCCTGCTGGACGACCCGCGCGTGGCCGCGGCGACGCTCACCGGCAGCACGCCCGCCGGGCAGAGCGTGGCGGAGCGGGCCGGGCGCAATCTCAAGAAGACGGTGCTGGAGCTGGGCGGCAGCGATCCGTTCATCGTCATGCCCAGCGCGGACCTGCGCGCGGCGGCGCGGACGGCGGCCAAGGCGCGCTGCATCAACAACGGCCAGTCGTGCATCGCGGCCAAGCGCTTTATCGTGCACCAGGACGCGGCGGACGAGTTCGAGCGGCACTTCGTGCGGGAGATGGAGGCGCTGCGCGTGGGCGATCCCATGCAGGACGGCGTGGACATCGGGCCGCTGGCCACGGCAAGCATCCGCGACGAGGTGGACGAGCAGGTGCGCAGGTCGGTGGAGGCGGGCGCGCGGCTCGTCACCGGCGGAAAGAGGATGGACGGGCCGGGCTTCTTCTATCCCCCCACCATTCTGGCGGACATCCCGGAAAGCGCGCCGGCGTACCGGGAAGAGGTGTTCGGCCCCGTGGCCCTGCTGTTTCGCGCCACGGACGTGGATGACGCCATCCGCCTGGCCAACGACTCGGACTTCGGGCTGGGGAGCAGCGTGTGGACCACGGACGAGGGGGAACGCGCGCGCTTCGTAACGGAGATCGAGGCGGGGATGACGTTCGTGAACGCGATGGTCTCGTCTGATCCGCGGCTGCCGTTCGGCGGGGTGAAGCAGTCCGGGTACGGGCGGGAACTGGCGGAGTTCGGCATCCACGAATTCGTGAACGTAAAGTCCGTCTGGATCCAGGAAACTCCGCCGGACGACCATCCGGCGGCGGAGTAG